ACCTTGCATGAATTAAATTATTGATAATTGTTGCTGTTGTTCGATGATAGGTTTGAAAAGGTTGTTTGAACCAATTTCTATTGCGTTCGCCCTCTTCTCGGTAATGATTTAAACGATAAGCGACTTGCTGTTTTTTGTCATTTTTTTCCCAGCGTTCTCCCTCTTTATGGCAGGTAGTTATCGGATGTTCTTGTGAGAAAATTAATGTGCCATTAGACGAGAGTTTGTCATGGATCGTTGATAATAATGTCGGAAAATTTTCAATATAATGAAAGGCAAAAGAGCTAGTAATCACATCGAAATGACTTTCTGGTAACTCAGCTAATTTTTCTATTGGTAAGTGATATAAGGAAAAACGCCCTGAAAATTGACCGCACTTTTGAAGATCTTTTTCAGCTTGTTCGAGCATTTTTTCGGAAAGATCAGTTCCAATTACTTTAGCCGCCCCTCGTTCTAAATAAAGTTGTAAATGCCCTCCCGTACCACAGCCTAAATCGAGTAATTTCTTCCCTTTTAAATTAGGCAACAATGAAAGCATGGTGGGCTTTTCGATAATTTCATTGAGGCTAATTGGATTTGCACGGAGTTTCTGATAAAGCTCAAAGAAATTATCTTTATCATAAACACTAATTTTATTATTCATTTATTGCCTTAAAATAAAAATTTACGTGATTTAAATCACTCAAAAGTAAATACTTAAACGAGAAGTTAAAATTTAATATTTTTATAGATAAAAAATAATTTTATGAATGATCATTTGATATTTCTTCTTCAATTTTCTCACTTAGAATTTCTTCTGTTTCTTTATTTAATGCTTTTGTATCAAGATGCGGTTTAATAAATGGTCTTGGTGTCCAATATTTTTTTACTATTTCATTCGAAAAACCGTGTAAAACTTCTTCATTTAACCGTTCTTGATCCAATGTTCGTACTTCCTTAATAATTTCTTCCGCTTCAATTTTATCAATACCTAATTTCATCAATGTTGCTCGACTAAGTGTAATTGCTGATTCAAAAGTTTCACGCACAATAAAATCTACATCCTGCTTAATCAAACTAACTGTTGTTTTTCTGTCATAAGTTCGGGTTAAAATCGGTAAATTTGGATAAGCCTCTTTCATTTGACTGACAATATGTTCAATTCTTTGTGTATCGTTAATACCTAATACGACACATTTCGCCTTTTCAATTCCTGCGGCTCGTAAAACATCTAATCGAATACCATCGCCATAATAAACTTTAAAACCAAACTTTGCGGCAGCACGGATATTTTCGATATTACGATCAATCACTGAAACGCTAATTCCACGAATTAATAATGTTTGGCAGACAATTTGACTAAAACGTCCAAAACCAATAACTAAAACGTTATCTTCCAAATCCACGATGGTGTCTAGATCATTTTCATCAAGTTGATCAAGATGTTTAGGCTCTGTACGCTGTATAAGTTTGCGAGCAATTTGAGCGATAATAGGCGAAAAAAGCATCGAAATAATCACTGCAGCAGTGAATGTCGCTTGTTCTTCATTACTGATTACTTCTGCAGTTGCTGCGGCTGAAAAAAGAACGAAAGCAAATTCACCACCGTGTGCCATCAAAGACATTCGCCCTATGGCTTCTCGATGATCAAGACGGGTAATTCGGGCAATAATATAAACAGCACTGGCTTTTCCAAGTATATAAAGAAAAACAATTCCAAGTAGCAATATCCAATGATTAAACACTAAATGCAAATCTAAGGACATTCCTACGCCCATAAAAAATAATCCAAGTAATAAACCGCGAAATGGTTCTATATCCGCTTCAAGCTGATGGCGAAAAGCTGATTCAGACATCATCACACCAGCAACAAACGCGCCCATTGCCATTGAAAGCCCGCCAATTTCCATTGCTAATGCCGCACCTAAAACGACCAATAATGCACCAGCTGTCATCATTTCACGAATACGTGCTTTAGAAATTAAACGAAATAGTGGGTTCATTAACCATTTTCCAGCCACAATTAACCCCACAACAGCACTTAATGCTATGCCAATTGATACCCAATCAGTGTGTGGTGTAGCTTCTTTCGAATGGGGAGCAAGAAAAGCGACAGACGCCAAAAGTGGTACGATAGCAATATCTTCAAAAATTAATGTCGAAATTACACGTTGTCCTTTTGACGTAGAAGTAAGCCCCCTTTCTTCTAGTGATTGCATTACAATAGCAGTAGAGGAAAGCGTGAAACCCATACCAGCAATAAATGCAACTTCTTTTGTTAATCCTAATAAATAAATACCCGAAAAAGTGAGTAAGCAACCACATAATCCAACTTGTAACAAACCTCTGCCGAAAATAGCTTTACGCATTGCCCAAAGGCGTTCTGGATACATTTCAAGCCCGATAATAAAAAGAAACATTACCACACCTAATTCCGCTAAATGTACCACTGCTGTTGGATCTTGCACTATGCCAAAAACAGATGGGCCGATCAAACAACCTGCGACTAAATAACCTAGCACGCTACCCAACCCGAGTCTTTTAAATAACGGCACAATTGTTACACTAGATGCGAGTAAAATAACGACTTTAATCAGTTCTGGATTGGCAAGTTGAGACATAATGGCTCCCATAATGCAAAAAATACAAATATTTTGGCTAGTATATTAAAAAGTTATATGTGATAAATCATACTACATCTTTTAATATAACTTTAAACTACATTCATTTTATATGAAATTGTGAGTTTCATTTAGTAACCGATGAATTAATTTTGCATTCGCAGGTGGAAACTGTCCTGCATCTAGTTCGCGTTGTTCGATCCAAAAACCTTCTTGCCCCTCTCGCCCAAAAGGTTCGCCAATCCATTCATCTACCAGATAAAAGAAAAAAGAAATAATCTTTGTTGGATATTCAAATTGAAAACGTTCATAAAGTTCAGCATTTAATGCAACGATGCCTATTTCCTCTTCCAGTTCACGTTTTAAAGCCTGTTCTGAGGTCTCTCCCGCATCTACTTTTCCACCAGGGAATTCTAAAGATTGGGCAAAATCCTGTCCTTCTAAACGCTGCGTTAAATAGATCTGACCAAATTCATTACGAATAATCCCCGCAGCAACTTGTATAATTTTTTTATCCATTTTTCTATCCAATGTAGAGGTATGAAAAAAGTGCGGTGAAAAATCACCGCACTTTGATTGTTCATTAGTGGCGTGCCACACGACTGCCGTGACAATGCTTATATTTTTTACCCGACCCACAAGGACAAGGCTCGTTGCGTCCAATGCGACGATCTGAATAATCTTCAGTCTCTGAATTTTGAGTTGTCTGACTATTTTCATCCACAGGTAAATTATTTTGATTGATACGAGCAGCCATTTCTTGACGAGCACGTTCAGCTTCTTCCATTTCTTCTTGAGTACGCACACGTACACGGGTTAAAGTCGTGATAACGTGGTGTTTTAAGGAATCTAGCATTTCCGTAAACATACGGAAAGATTCTTTTTTATACTCTTGTTTTGGATCTTTTTGCGCATAGCCACGTAAATGAATACCTTGGCGTAAATAATCCATCGAAGCTAAATGTTCTTTCCAAAGTTCATCTAAGGTTTGTAACATAACACCTTTTTCAAAGTGGCGCATAGCGTCTTCGCCAGCCAAAACCTCTTTTTCTTTGTATTCCTTTTCTGCAATTTCCACAATGCGTTCGCGCAAACTTTCTTCGTGAAGATTATTATCTTCTTCTAACCAATTAGAAATCGGTAATTCCATACCAAACTCTTGGGCTAAACGTTCTTCAAGCCCTTTAATATCCCATTGTTCTTCCAAAGATTGCGGTGGAATATATTGATCAATCACACCATTAAACACATCGTGGCGAATGGCATTGATGGTTTCAGAAATATCATCATTATCAAGCAAATAATTGCGTTGCTCATAAATGGCATGACGTTGGTCATTTGCCACATCATCATATTCAAGTAGGTTTTTACGACCATCGAAATGGAAAGCTTCAACTTTTGCTTGAGCGGATGCAATCACTTTCGCCAACATTTTCGATTCCATTGCCTCGCCCGGTACAGTAAACGCTTTACGCATTAAATTGAGCTTACCCTCATTCAAATAAATGCGCATTAAACCATCTTCTAAAGAAAGATAGAAACGAGAAGAACCGGGGTCACCTTGACGACCTGAACGGCCACGTAACTGGTTATCAATACGGCGAGATTCGTGACGCTCTGTACCGATAATATGCAACCCACCTGCTTTCATTACAATTTCGTGGTTTTTCTCCCACTCTGCTTTAAGGGCTTCAATTTGTTCTTGAGTTGGATTTTCTAATTTAGCAGCCTGCGCTTTCCAGTTACCACCAAGAATAATATCCGTACCTCGCCCAGCCATATTCGTTGCGATAGTCACCGCACCAGGATAACCAGCTTCTGCCACGATTTCAGCTTCTTGTTGGTGGAATTTCGCATTCAACACATTGTGTTTGATGCCCGCTTTATCTAACGCTTTAGATAATTCTTCTGATTTTTCGACTGAAATCGTCCCCACTAATACTGGTTGCTGGCGTTCTACACAATCTTTAATATCTTCAATAATCGCATTAAATTTATATTGTTCATTTTCAAACATCACATCAGTGCGATCATCACGAATCATTGGACGATTTGTTGGAATTACAACAGTTTCCAAGCCGTAAATTTGTTGGAACTCAAACGCTTCAGTATCCGCAGTCCCCGTCATACCTGCAAGACGCTCATATAAACGGAAGTAGTTTTGGTAAGAAATTGACGCGACAGTTTGGTTTTCGCTCTTAATATCCACCCCTTCTTTTGCCTCAATGGCTTGGTGCAAACCATCTGACCAACGACGCCCCGCCATTGTACGACCAGTGTGTTCATCAACAATCACGATTTCACCGTCCTTCACAATGTAATCGACATCTTTTTCAAACAATGTGTGCGCACGCAATGCAGCCATAACGTGATGAAGCAATACAATTCGACTAGGAGAATACAAAGAGTCCCCCTCAGGCATTAAACCTTGCGTAATTAACCAATCTTCTACTTTTTCTTGACCACGTTCGGTTAAATGCGCCTGTTTAGATTTCAAATCTAAAGTGAAATCGCCCTCTCCTTGATATTCTTCCGTATCTTCTTTTTCTTGTTTAATTAAACTTGGGATCAATTTATTTACCGCAATATAAAGCTCTGAACTGTTTTCTGCCTGGCCAGAAATAATCAATGGCGTACGTGCTTCATCGATTAAGATAGAATCCACTTCATCCACCAACGCATAGCCTAAAGTACGTTGGAAACGCTCTTCTTTTGAGTGGGCTAAGTTGTCACGTAAATAATCAAAACCAAGTTCACTATTGGTTGCATAAGTAATATCTGCCGCATAAGCTGCACGTTTTTCTTCTGGCGATAAACCAGGAATATTGACGCCTACGCTCATACCCAAAAATTCAAATAACGGACGGTTTGTTTCTGCATCTCGGCGAGCAAGATAATCATTCACCGTGACAACATGAACGCCTTTACCTTCAAGAGCGATTAAATAACAAGGAAGAGTCGCCGTTAATGTTTTACCTTCACCAGTACGCATTTCTGCGATACAGCGGTTAGTCAATACCATCCCACCGATAAGCTGCACATCAAAATGGCGCATACCAAGCACACGCTTACTTGCTTCGCGTACCGTTGCGAATGCTTCTGGTAAAATTTGTTGCAAAGTTTCGCCACCACTTAAACGATCACGAAACTCTTGTGTTTTTGCTTTTAATTCATCATCACTTAATGCCTCAAAAGCAGGCTCCATTTTATTAATTTTTACGACTTGTTTTTTTAATTTACGTAAAACGCGTTCATTACGACTACCAAAAATTCTTGTTAAAATGCTCATAATTTCTCTTTTTAAATATATAAGTTAAATAGTTAAATGCTTATGAAATACTTTATTTCATGCACAATAATTTTTTAAAATATCGCTATTTCAATAGCAATATTCTTCACAAAAAACAGAAAAATTAAATAAGTAAGGGGCCTGCTCGAATTGGCGCACTAAGATTCAATACATCCGCTAAAAAGTGCGGTTGAATTTTAGGTTGTTTTTCAGTTTGACGGGAAATTGAAGGTTGAGGAATGGCTTGTCGTTGCACTTCACGAGCAACTTTTACCGTTTCTAACGCTTGTTGAATGGAAACACTTGAGGAATAATTTTCCGTATTATTTTGATTTTCAAAACTTTGTGCGTTAGGCAAAGCAAAAATCGCGATGATACTTAAAAGTAATCGCGACCAAAAATTCGGTTTGACAGTGCCTGA
The nucleotide sequence above comes from Haemophilus influenzae. Encoded proteins:
- a CDS encoding class I SAM-dependent methyltransferase, which produces MNNKISVYDKDNFFELYQKLRANPISLNEIIEKPTMLSLLPNLKGKKLLDLGCGTGGHLQLYLERGAAKVIGTDLSEKMLEQAEKDLQKCGQFSGRFSLYHLPIEKLAELPESHFDVITSSFAFHYIENFPTLLSTIHDKLSSNGTLIFSQEHPITTCHKEGERWEKNDKKQQVAYRLNHYREEGERNRNWFKQPFQTYHRTTATIINNLIHARFQIEQMEEPMLADQPQWHNEFKDLSHRPPLLFIKARKVEK
- a CDS encoding monovalent cation:proton antiporter-2 (CPA2) family protein, which gives rise to MSQLANPELIKVVILLASSVTIVPLFKRLGLGSVLGYLVAGCLIGPSVFGIVQDPTAVVHLAELGVVMFLFIIGLEMYPERLWAMRKAIFGRGLLQVGLCGCLLTFSGIYLLGLTKEVAFIAGMGFTLSSTAIVMQSLEERGLTSTSKGQRVISTLIFEDIAIVPLLASVAFLAPHSKEATPHTDWVSIGIALSAVVGLIVAGKWLMNPLFRLISKARIREMMTAGALLVVLGAALAMEIGGLSMAMGAFVAGVMMSESAFRHQLEADIEPFRGLLLGLFFMGVGMSLDLHLVFNHWILLLGIVFLYILGKASAVYIIARITRLDHREAIGRMSLMAHGGEFAFVLFSAAATAEVISNEEQATFTAAVIISMLFSPIIAQIARKLIQRTEPKHLDQLDENDLDTIVDLEDNVLVIGFGRFSQIVCQTLLIRGISVSVIDRNIENIRAAAKFGFKVYYGDGIRLDVLRAAGIEKAKCVVLGINDTQRIEHIVSQMKEAYPNLPILTRTYDRKTTVSLIKQDVDFIVRETFESAITLSRATLMKLGIDKIEAEEIIKEVRTLDQERLNEEVLHGFSNEIVKKYWTPRPFIKPHLDTKALNKETEEILSEKIEEEISNDHS
- the mutT gene encoding 8-oxo-dGTP diphosphatase MutT, with the protein product MDKKIIQVAAGIIRNEFGQIYLTQRLEGQDFAQSLEFPGGKVDAGETSEQALKRELEEEIGIVALNAELYERFQFEYPTKIISFFFYLVDEWIGEPFGREGQEGFWIEQRELDAGQFPPANAKLIHRLLNETHNFI
- the secA gene encoding preprotein translocase subunit SecA; amino-acid sequence: MSILTRIFGSRNERVLRKLKKQVVKINKMEPAFEALSDDELKAKTQEFRDRLSGGETLQQILPEAFATVREASKRVLGMRHFDVQLIGGMVLTNRCIAEMRTGEGKTLTATLPCYLIALEGKGVHVVTVNDYLARRDAETNRPLFEFLGMSVGVNIPGLSPEEKRAAYAADITYATNSELGFDYLRDNLAHSKEERFQRTLGYALVDEVDSILIDEARTPLIISGQAENSSELYIAVNKLIPSLIKQEKEDTEEYQGEGDFTLDLKSKQAHLTERGQEKVEDWLITQGLMPEGDSLYSPSRIVLLHHVMAALRAHTLFEKDVDYIVKDGEIVIVDEHTGRTMAGRRWSDGLHQAIEAKEGVDIKSENQTVASISYQNYFRLYERLAGMTGTADTEAFEFQQIYGLETVVIPTNRPMIRDDRTDVMFENEQYKFNAIIEDIKDCVERQQPVLVGTISVEKSEELSKALDKAGIKHNVLNAKFHQQEAEIVAEAGYPGAVTIATNMAGRGTDIILGGNWKAQAAKLENPTQEQIEALKAEWEKNHEIVMKAGGLHIIGTERHESRRIDNQLRGRSGRQGDPGSSRFYLSLEDGLMRIYLNEGKLNLMRKAFTVPGEAMESKMLAKVIASAQAKVEAFHFDGRKNLLEYDDVANDQRHAIYEQRNYLLDNDDISETINAIRHDVFNGVIDQYIPPQSLEEQWDIKGLEERLAQEFGMELPISNWLEEDNNLHEESLRERIVEIAEKEYKEKEVLAGEDAMRHFEKGVMLQTLDELWKEHLASMDYLRQGIHLRGYAQKDPKQEYKKESFRMFTEMLDSLKHHVITTLTRVRVRTQEEMEEAERARQEMAARINQNNLPVDENSQTTQNSETEDYSDRRIGRNEPCPCGSGKKYKHCHGSRVARH
- the secM gene encoding secA translation cis-regulator SecM yields the protein MISGTVKPNFWSRLLLSIIAIFALPNAQSFENQNNTENYSSSVSIQQALETVKVAREVQRQAIPQPSISRQTEKQPKIQPHFLADVLNLSAPIRAGPLLI